A part of Scleropages formosus chromosome 3, fSclFor1.1, whole genome shotgun sequence genomic DNA contains:
- the LOC108931514 gene encoding nuclear factor 7, brain-like gives MAAKSLSLDEELICSVCCEIFKDPVILPCSHSFCRSCVQQYWDQKSSRECPVCRRRSSMENPPVNLVLQNIIESYFKQKSQSEAVEKTESPEKSESRCSVHGEKLLFFCEDDQEVLCVVCQTSKKHRNHQLCPAEEAALDIKEQLKTMLKPIKEKLEKFNEAKKQCEETAKHIKNQAQHTEKLIKEEFEKLHQFLRDDEEARLAALREEEEQKSQRMKEKIENISKNISTLSDRIRDTEEDLNNEDTKFLMTFKSTQQRAQCEVQNPEVLSGVLIDVAKHLGSLSFRVWEKMLHIVSYTPVTLDPNTAHPKLSVSDDLTSVRDTGVKKQLPDNTERFYRCVNVLGSEGFTSGKHSWEVEVGNKPKWTVGVVKESINRKGNISYSPENGFWVVILRNGNEYKACSSPLKYLTLKKKPQRIRVQLDYDRRKVSFFNPTDMSHIYTFTDTFTEKLFPFFSPCLNEDGTNPGAMKICPVKVSVTVNEM, from the exons ATGGCAGCTAAAAGTTTATCTCTGGATGAGGAGCTCATTTGCTCTGTGTGCTGTGAGATCTTCAAGGATCCTGTTATTCTACCATGTAGTCACAGCTTCTGTAGATCCTGTGTGCAGCAGTACTGGGACCAGAAGAGCTCTAGAGAGTGTCCTGTGTGTAGAAGGAGGTCCTCTATGGAAAATCCTCCTGTCAACCTGGTTTTGCAGAATATTATAGAGTCCTACTTCAAGCAGAAAAGTCAGTCAGAGGCTGTGGAGAAAACTGAGTCTCCAGAGAAGAGTGAATCTCGCTGCAGTGTCCATGGAGAGAAGCTCTTGTTCTTCTGTGAGGATGACCAAGAAGTTCTCTGTGTCGTGTGTCAGACttcaaaaaagcacagaaaccaCCAGCTCTGTCCAGCGGAAGAGGCTGCACTGGATATAAAG GAACAACTCAAGACTATGCTGAaaccaataaaagaaaaactggagAAGTTCAATGAAGCTAAAAAACAGTGTGAGGAAACAGCGAAACACATAAAG AATCAGGctcaacacacagagaaactgaTAAAGGAGGAGTTTGAGAAGCTCCACCAGTTCCTGCGAGATGACGAGGAGGCCAGATTGGCTGCactgagggaggaagaggagcagaagagtcagaggatgaaggagaagaTAGAAAACATCTCCAAAAACATCTCCACCCTGTCAGACAGAATCAGAGACACTGAGGAAGATCTGAACAATGAAGACACCAAATTCCTGATG acCTTCAAGAGCACACAACAAag AGCCCAGTGTGAAGTGCAGAATCCAGAGGTGCTTTCAGGGGTGCTGATAGATGTGGCCAAACACCTGGGTTCTCTGAGCTTCAGAGTCTGGGAGAAGATGCTGCACATTGTCTCATACA CTCCTGTGACTCTGGACCCCAACACTGCTCACCCAAAACTCTCTGTGTCTGATGATCTTACCAGTGTGAGAGACACTGGAGTCAAAAAGCAGCTTCCTGACAACACAGAGAGGTTTTATCGCTGTGTCAATGTGTTGGGCTCTGAGGGGTTTACTTCgggaaaacacagctgggaaGTGGAGGTGGGAAACAAACCAAAGTGGACTGTAGGAGTGGTGAAAGAGTCCATCAACAGGAAGGGAAACATTTCATACAGTCCAGAAAATGGATTCTGGGTTGTAATCCTGAGGAATGGAAATGAGTATAAGGCCTGCAGCTCACCACTAAAATATCTCACGCTGAAGAAGAAACCCCAGAGGATCCGGGTTCAGCTGGACTATGACAGGAGGAAGGTGTCCTTCTTCAACCCCACTGACATGTCACACATCTACACTTTTACAGACACTTTCACTGAGaaactgtttccatttttctctccttgtttAAATGAAGATGGAACAAACCCTGGAGCTATGAAGATCTGTCCAGTGAAGGTGTCTGTAACtgtgaatgaaatgtaa
- the zfp36l2 gene encoding mRNA decay activator protein ZFP36L2, which produces MSAATISSFYDMDLFFTGKSLNMNPLHLGSVLDKRAVGTPLSNSHSCSLAPSFFRSHSVNTVDSAMVNSKSRVAPFSSDSSMGSLDFGSGLADASERLLQLQELLQQKNMSQANSTRYKTELCRPFEESGSCKYGEKCQFAHGYHELRNLSRHPKYKTEPCRTFHTIGYCPYGPRCHFIHNADERRLPSGNGSLQGEPKQNRNLGGFPAQETKGTSRPALHHSVSFAGFPSLGGFDSNPTSRTPPPPTSSSSSGFFEDLLSPSSTSSGAFPFQGQDPKSLLAPLLINICGPPSPPYSMTHQQSLRRLSPTPRFDCPPSPPESLSDRDSWASGSPSSSASVSGADSPTMDLGRRLPIFSRLSISDD; this is translated from the exons ATGTCCGCCGCCACCATCTCCTCCTTTTACGACATGGACTTGTTCTTCACG GGAAAGAGTCTGAACATGAACCCTCTGCACCTGGGGAGTGTTCTGGACAAGCGGGCTGTGGGGACCCCCTTGTCCAACTCCCACAGCTGCTCTTTGGCTCCATCCTTCTTCAGGAGTCACTCTGTCAACACCGTAGACTCTGCCATGGTCAACAGCAAGAGTCGAGTGGCCCCATTCAGCTCCGACAGCTCCATGGGGTCCCTTGACTTTGGCTCTGGGCTCGCTGACGCCAGTGAGCGGCTCCTGCAGCTCCAGGAGCTCCTGCAGCAGAAGAATATGTCCCAGGCCAACTCGACACGCTACAAGACAGAGCTGTGTCGCCCCTTCGAGGAGAGCGGCTCCTGCAAGTACGGCGAGAAGTGCCAGTTCGCGCATGGTTACCATGAGCTGCGCAACCTGTCGCGCCACCCCAAGTACAAGACGGAGCCGTGCCGCACCTTCCACACCATTGGCTACTGCCCTTATGGGCCGCGCTGCCACTTCATCCACAACGCTGACGAGCGCAGGCTGCCTTCTGGCAATGGCAGCCTGCAGGGGGAGCCGAAGCAGAACCGCAACCTGGGCGGGTTTCCGGCCCAGGAGACCAAAGGGACCAGTCGCCCGGCTCTGCACCACAGCGTCAGCTTCGCAGGCTTCCCCAGCCTCGGAGGGTTTGACTCGAACCCGACGTCACGCACGCCCCCTCCTCCGACTTCATCCTCATCTTCTGGGTTCTTCGAGGACCTGCTCTCGCCTTCATCCACTTCGAGCGGTGCCTTTCCTTTTCAGGGGCAGGACCCCAAATCTCTCCTGGCGCCCTTGCTCATCAATATTTGCGGCCCCCCTTCACCCCCATACAGCATGACCCACCAGCAGTCCTTGCGCCGCCTCTCCCCGACGCCCAGATTCGACTGTCCCCCAAGCCCACCCGAGTCCCTCTCGGACCGGGACAGCTGGGCCAGCGGCTCTCCCAGCTCCTCAGCCAGCGTCAGCGGCGCCGATTCTCCCACGATGGACCTGGGAAGACGTCTGCCCATCTTCAGCCGGCTGTCAATCTCCGATGACTGA